TTCAACGGGACGGGCGCCAACGTCGTCGCCCTGCAGTCCATGCTCCCGCGCTGGGGCGCCGTGATCTGCGCGGACACCGCGCACATCCACGTGGACGAGGGCGGCGCCCCGGAGAAGTCGGCCGGGATCAAGCTGCTGACCGTGCCCACCCCGGACGGCAAGCTCACCCCCGAGCTGATCGACGTCCAGGCGTGGGGCTGGGGCGACGAGCACCGGGCCCAGCCCCTCGTCGTCGCGATCACCCAGTCCACCGAGCTGGGCACGCTCTACACCCCGGAGGAGATCCGGGCCATCACCGAGCACGCGCACGCCCGCGGCATGACCGTGTTCCTGGACGGGGCGCGCCTGGCCAACGCCGCGGCCGCCCTGGACCTGCCGCTGCGCGCGTTCACCACCGACGTCGGCGTGGACGTGCTCTCCCTCGGCGGCACCAAGAACGGCGCGCTCGGCGCCGAGGCCGTGGTGGCCCTGAACCCCGCCGCGACCACGGGCATGACGTACCTGCGCAAGAGCCAGATGCAGCTGGCCTCGAAGATGCGCTTCG
The sequence above is a segment of the Micrococcus endophyticus genome. Coding sequences within it:
- a CDS encoding threonine aldolase family protein; amino-acid sequence: MQQIHDPASRGFASDNYSGVHPEVLAAIAEANGGHQTAYGEDAYTARLAEVVRGHFGEDAQVWPMFNGTGANVVALQSMLPRWGAVICADTAHIHVDEGGAPEKSAGIKLLTVPTPDGKLTPELIDVQAWGWGDEHRAQPLVVAITQSTELGTLYTPEEIRAITEHAHARGMTVFLDGARLANAAAALDLPLRAFTTDVGVDVLSLGGTKNGALGAEAVVALNPAATTGMTYLRKSQMQLASKMRFVSAQLLALFDGDLHLRTARHANAMAQRLQDAVAAGIADGSLPGVALTQRAQVNAVFATLPAGVADRLRRSFRFYDWDEAKGEVRWVCSFDTAEEDVDAFVAALRAELAPAD